One region of Daphnia pulicaria isolate SC F1-1A chromosome 7, SC_F0-13Bv2, whole genome shotgun sequence genomic DNA includes:
- the LOC124349065 gene encoding transcription factor HES-4-B-like: protein MTAKSDKNLKSSRSDKRRTNKPLMEKRRRARINHSLSVLKSLIIKDEANSSNPASQSSRLEKADILELTVMHLRTLEKEKEEHLQQQKEQSELAGKEGSKIDNDVKSYRLGYQACCHDIGRFLDGPVSDLTKERLMEHLQERKQKIFQPNNNGDPADANLITPTRLSDGRLALIFSSSCSWLSGGMDLQSPSSSSSSSSSPSSSFQSNPVPATPPSSPDQQVMLQPSTNSVGSVWRPWF, encoded by the exons ATGACAGCCAAAAGCGACAAGAATCTCAAAAGCAGTCGCAGTGATAAGCGCCGG ACCAACAAGCCGTTGATGGAAAAGCGACGTCGAGCGCGAATCAATCACAGCCTGTCGGTTCTCAAGAGCCTGATCATCAAGGACGAA GCCAACAGTTCGAATCCGGCTTCGCAGTCGTCTCGACTCGAGAAGGCGGACATTCTCGAGCTGACAGTTATGCATTTGCGGACgttggaaaaagagaaagaggaacACTTACAGCAGCAAAAAGAGCAGTCCGAACTCGCCGGAAAGGAAGGCAGCAAGATCGACAATGACGTCAAATCGTATCGACTCGGTTATCAAGCCTGTTGCCATGACATTGGTCGTTTTTTGGACGGACCGGTCTCTGATTTAACCAAAGAACGCTTGATGGAACATCTCCAGGAGAGGAAGCAAAAGATCTTTCAGCCAAACAATAACGGCGATCCGGCGGATGCAAATCTCATCACCCCGACACGTTTGTCCGATGGCCGCCTGGCTCTCATTTTCTCGTCGTCCTGCTCGTGGCTTTCAGGCGGAATGGATTTACAgtcaccttcttcttcctcctcttcttcttcctcgccATCGTCGTCATTCCAGTCAAATCCTGTCCCGGCCACACCACCTTCTTCTCCGGATCAACAAGTTATGCTTCAACCGTCGACAAACTCGGTCGGCAGTGTCTGGCGGCCTTGGTTCTAA